The stretch of DNA ACGTTAGCCCTTGCTCCAGGTTACGGTCCAAACCTTCAATCCCAAAATAGGCTCTATGCATAAAAGTTTATCCTCCTAACCGGGGGAACACTTGTACACCCGAAGCGGTGATTTCAAGCAGATGGTTACCCATGACATGGTTAACTCCCCGCATTTTATAAAGTTCCAACTGCCTGATCCGGCGGTTTTGCAGCATAATTGATTTGAGCAATATGGTGCCCTGGACTACCGAATGGAGTAATTCCAATTTCCCGTCGCCTCCCATTTCCCAGGCGGGACTAACTAATAAAGTGGTACAGTTAAGCTTGTCAAGATGAGAGACAAGGTAATAAATTTTCTCATGGAGAACAGCAATATTATCTATACGTAAAAGGAAGGCGTAAATGGAATCCAGTACCAGACGTTGAGCGCCAAAAGCTTTTACTTGCTCACTCAGCCCGATAATGGTCTCGTCAATTTCCATTTCTGAAAGAGGCATGTATATAAGCTTGATTAATTCTTGTTTCTGAAGATCGTGCAGATCCCAGTTAAAATGACGAGCGTTGGCTAATAACTGCGACGTAGTTTCCTCAAAGGATAAAAAAATCCCTCTTTCGCCGTAATCCAGGGCTCCTTTTATAAGGTACTGGAGGCCTAATACGGTTTTACCGGTTCCGGACCCGCCGGCTATAGCCACGCTGGCGCCCCGGGGGAGCCCACCCCGTAATAAATCATCCAGCCCGGGTACGCCTGTATGTAGCTGATTATTCTCTTCTTTTACCTCACTGTAAACATTTGCTATTCCTTCCAGGGCAAAAACCTTGATCCCTGTGTCAGTAATACGAAAGGTGTGTTTACCCGAAAAATGTTCCTGTCCCCGTGTTTTGCAAATCTCCAGCACGCGGAGGCGATGTAGACCCGGTGTTTCTTTGTTTTCCAGGCGAATTACAGCATCCACTACATATTCCTCAAAGGCATATTCCCTTTGTCCCTCACCTTCCCGTTCTTTAACTAAAAAGGACGTCAAGCCTAAACGGCGCAGCCCGTTGCAGAAACTATACACCGCATTGCGCAGTGAGAGTGGGTCGTTTAGAACATTCCGAAAATGACTGATACTATCTACCAGGATTCGCCTGGCACCAACCTCGCGAACGACCTCCTCAATGAGGTTAACCTCCGCATCTTGCAAAACTTCCGGAGATGTACACAGAATACGCAGCTTGTTGGCCTCTTCTAAAGCACGGAGGTCCCAGCCAAAGTTAAGAGCATCACGATATATAGATTCGGGTAATTCCTCGCAGGTAACAATTACCCCTGGCTCATTAAACTCGGTTATGCCTCGATAGACAAACTCTATGCCAAAGGTGGTTTTACCTGCACCGGGAATCCCTTCAACCAGGACGGAATTTCCACGTACAATTCCGCCGTGCACAAGCTCATCAAAGCCACTTATCCCGGTTGGTATTATTTCCAATGGATTACCCTCCTTTCTGTTAACTAATATTAAACAATGTTTTATTTCAACATATTAGCTAATATTTCCTTGCTTATGGAATAATTTTTTTATTTTTTAACAAAATTCCTTTGAGGATTTTCTAACAAGCGCGGGAGAGGGCGGTTCTTCTGCCTTCTTCGGGGAAAGGAAGCAGGGGGACAGTTCTCTTGCTTCACCTGGGTAGGAAGGCATAACAAAGAAACGAGGGGGTGAAACATCCCCTCGCTTCGTCGCCCCCTTGCTTATGAGGGCTTTGGGCTAAGTTAGTTAGTGAACTATTTATACTAGGTTATTCTTTATCGTCATCAGTTTTAGCAATTGATTGTTTTTCTACTTTACCTTGGTCATTACTTACTTTTTCCTGTGTATATGGAGTGCTAGCCCAGCCTTTGGGTGGGTGGGGGTAGCCGGGTGGGTAATAACCTGGCGGACAGTCGATGCCAGGCTTATAACCGCCGCCGGGAGGACAGTAATCGGGGCCTGGTTGGTAGCCGCCAGCGGGACCAGGCATGACACAATCGTTCTGCAGAAACTGCTGCCACCAATATAGCTCCTGTTGTTCATGTTCTACCATCCCGCATATCATATCCCGCAAGGCCGGGGTCGGTGCGCCGGCAGCAATTTGTTGGTACAGGGCAATTTCTTTCTTTTCGATTTCAATAATCTGCCTTACAATATGATGCCAGGGCATTTTATTGACCTCCTTTTATACATAATGTTCCATGTAAATATACATAGTGTTCCATTTAACCCACCAAATCTCGAGAGAGCCTATTTTAAAAGTGACATTTGTTCTTTCATGCGCAACCGGTCATTACCAGGTTCGTTAGCGTTTCTGCCGTGCCGTTATTTCTTCTCCTGAGTACTTTCCTGATTGTAGCACCCGTGCCCGGGCACGTGGGAGGAATCAAAGCAGGCGTAGATACAATTCCAGGTATTGGCTTCAATCGCTTCTTCGGCGATTTTTTCAATTATCTGCATGCGCATGTTGGCCGTAGGCAGTCTTTCCGCCAGCTGTGCCAATAGGCATATCTCCTGCAACTCAAGTTCCATGGCCTTCTTTACATTTTGTAACCAGTGGTATTGCATTACTGATACCTCCAGTAAAGTTTATTAACCAGTATATTAACTTAACCTTCAATGTGTTACAAAATTTTACAAAGAAACCAGAATGTAGGGCAAGGGTTGGGGGGAAGCAGGGGGGCGGTTTTCTTGCTTCCTCTGTGGGAAATGGTGTCAGATGCGCTACGCATTTCATACTATGTAGAAATATTCTTTCCTTGCAGTCGGGGCTCAAGGAGGTTAGAAAAGTGGAGCCTGTTTTCCAATTAAGCAACCTTACTGTGGTGGTTAAAGATGTAATTACCGGTGAACCCATCCCCACTTTTAAATTCATTGTCAACCAAAATAATGTGGGTGACCCCCAGGTTGATATCCCGGAGGATGAGCGCGATCCCAGTCTATTTCCTTCATTAAAACCAGGTGCCAGCTATAGCCCTGTGGTGGCC from Desulfoscipio gibsoniae DSM 7213 encodes:
- a CDS encoding ATPase domain-containing protein — translated: MEIIPTGISGFDELVHGGIVRGNSVLVEGIPGAGKTTFGIEFVYRGITEFNEPGVIVTCEELPESIYRDALNFGWDLRALEEANKLRILCTSPEVLQDAEVNLIEEVVREVGARRILVDSISHFRNVLNDPLSLRNAVYSFCNGLRRLGLTSFLVKEREGEGQREYAFEEYVVDAVIRLENKETPGLHRLRVLEICKTRGQEHFSGKHTFRITDTGIKVFALEGIANVYSEVKEENNQLHTGVPGLDDLLRGGLPRGASVAIAGGSGTGKTVLGLQYLIKGALDYGERGIFLSFEETTSQLLANARHFNWDLHDLQKQELIKLIYMPLSEMEIDETIIGLSEQVKAFGAQRLVLDSIYAFLLRIDNIAVLHEKIYYLVSHLDKLNCTTLLVSPAWEMGGDGKLELLHSVVQGTILLKSIMLQNRRIRQLELYKMRGVNHVMGNHLLEITASGVQVFPRLGG
- a CDS encoding ferritin-like domain-containing protein: MPWHHIVRQIIEIEKKEIALYQQIAAGAPTPALRDMICGMVEHEQQELYWWQQFLQNDCVMPGPAGGYQPGPDYCPPGGGYKPGIDCPPGYYPPGYPHPPKGWASTPYTQEKVSNDQGKVEKQSIAKTDDDKE